Proteins co-encoded in one Candidatus Coatesbacteria bacterium genomic window:
- the metG gene encoding methionine--tRNA ligase — MQKILVTSALPYANGPLHVGHLAGAYLPADIFVRYHHRRGDDVVYICGSDEHGVPITLTADAEGVEPQAVVDRFHARLKGAFEGLNFAMDYYGRTTSPTHVETAQEFFRVLDAGGYIEPRTEEQFYCPSCERYMPDRYVEGVCPHCGSDKARGDQCEDCGRWIDPQTLIEPRCKICGGEPELRPTKHWFFKLSRIAPRLEEWIDEQHRRHGWKDNVLNYCRGWFREGLKDRPITRDLSWGVPAPVDAAGKVLYVWFEAVLGYITNTKDWAAGLGEPERWRDFWLDDDTRLIHFIGKDNIIFHAIMFPAMILAYNELVPEEQRIVPPENVPANEFLNIEGQKLSTSRNWAVWVDDVLEDFPADYLRYYLTHCLPETRDTDFSWAEFAERINSELADIYGNLANRTLVFIQRYFDGRVPEAGEADADDDEHRRIVAGLVEQIGAAIDNYRFREAAKLMMDVARSGNRYFDTQQPWKTRRDDRPACARTLYHLTQTLAALAVVSEPFVPDAAGRLAALLGVDEATFRSWSWSDAAGELIPTGSETAQPRVLFSKLDEEVVEQQRRKLGAKPGSATETQTDVEAEPLADNLVDFNQFLELDLRVARVVEAEAVPKAKKLLRLVVDLGAARKQIVAGLAEHYDPADLVGRRVIVVANLKPAKLMGVVSEGMLLAASTPDKKRLELVTVGGDLPPGCRVS, encoded by the coding sequence GTGCAGAAAATCCTGGTGACCAGCGCCCTGCCCTACGCCAACGGCCCCCTCCACGTGGGCCATCTGGCCGGGGCCTACCTGCCCGCCGACATCTTCGTCCGCTACCACCACCGCCGCGGTGACGACGTGGTCTACATCTGCGGCTCCGACGAGCACGGCGTACCGATCACCCTGACCGCCGACGCCGAGGGCGTCGAGCCCCAGGCCGTCGTCGATCGCTTCCACGCCCGGCTGAAAGGGGCCTTCGAGGGCCTGAACTTCGCGATGGACTATTACGGCCGCACCACCTCGCCGACCCACGTCGAGACGGCGCAGGAGTTCTTCCGGGTCCTCGATGCGGGCGGCTACATCGAACCGCGGACCGAGGAGCAGTTCTACTGCCCGAGCTGCGAGCGCTACATGCCCGACCGCTACGTCGAGGGCGTCTGCCCGCACTGCGGTTCCGACAAGGCCCGGGGCGACCAGTGCGAGGACTGCGGCCGCTGGATCGATCCCCAGACCCTCATCGAGCCGCGCTGCAAGATCTGCGGCGGCGAACCGGAGCTGCGCCCCACCAAGCACTGGTTCTTCAAGCTGTCCCGGATCGCCCCCCGCCTCGAGGAGTGGATCGACGAGCAGCACCGGCGCCACGGCTGGAAGGACAACGTGCTCAACTATTGCCGGGGCTGGTTCCGCGAGGGGCTCAAGGACCGGCCGATCACCCGCGATCTGTCCTGGGGCGTGCCCGCCCCCGTCGACGCCGCGGGGAAAGTCCTCTACGTCTGGTTCGAGGCCGTCCTGGGCTACATCACCAACACCAAGGACTGGGCCGCCGGCCTCGGCGAACCCGAGCGCTGGCGCGACTTCTGGCTGGACGACGACACCCGGCTGATCCACTTCATCGGCAAGGACAACATCATCTTCCACGCCATCATGTTCCCGGCGATGATCCTGGCCTACAACGAGCTGGTGCCCGAGGAACAGCGGATCGTGCCGCCCGAGAACGTGCCCGCCAACGAGTTCCTCAACATCGAGGGACAAAAGCTCTCCACCAGCCGCAACTGGGCCGTCTGGGTCGATGATGTCCTCGAGGACTTCCCCGCCGATTACCTGCGTTACTACCTGACCCACTGCCTGCCCGAGACCCGGGACACCGACTTCAGTTGGGCCGAGTTCGCCGAGCGGATCAACTCCGAACTGGCCGACATCTACGGCAACCTGGCCAACCGGACGCTGGTCTTCATCCAGCGCTACTTCGACGGCCGGGTGCCCGAGGCCGGCGAAGCCGACGCCGACGACGACGAACACCGCCGGATCGTCGCCGGGCTGGTCGAGCAGATCGGCGCGGCGATCGACAACTACCGCTTCCGCGAGGCCGCCAAGCTGATGATGGACGTCGCCCGCAGCGGCAACCGCTACTTCGACACCCAACAGCCCTGGAAGACCCGCCGGGACGACCGGCCGGCTTGCGCCCGCACCCTCTACCACCTGACCCAGACCCTGGCCGCCCTGGCCGTGGTCAGCGAGCCCTTCGTCCCCGACGCCGCCGGCCGCCTGGCCGCCCTGCTGGGCGTCGACGAAGCGACCTTCCGCTCCTGGAGCTGGTCCGACGCCGCCGGCGAGCTGATCCCCACCGGCAGCGAAACCGCCCAACCCCGGGTGTTGTTCTCCAAGCTGGACGAGGAGGTCGTCGAGCAGCAACGCCGCAAGCTCGGCGCCAAACCCGGCTCCGCAACCGAGACCCAGACCGATGTGGAAGCTGAACCCCTGGCCGACAACCTGGTCGACTTCAACCAGTTCCTCGAACTCGACCTGCGCGTGGCCCGCGTCGTCGAGGCCGAAGCCGTCCCCAAAGCCAAGAAGCTGCTGCGCCTCGTCGTCGACCTCGGCGCCGCTCGCAAGCAGATCGTCGCCGGACTGGCCGAACATTACGACCCCGCCGACCTCGTCGGCCGCCGGGTGATCGTCGTCGCCAACCTCAAACCCGCCAAGCTGATGGGCGTGGTCAGCGAGGGTATGCTGCTGGCCGCCTCCACGCCGGACAAGAAACGCCTGGAGCTCGTCACCGTCGGCGGCGACCTGCCGCCGGGCTGCCGGGTCTCCTAG
- the ilvC gene encoding ketol-acid reductoisomerase — protein MNQPANAEVLYEADCPPPAVEFVTIYGYGNQGRAQALCLRDGGRPVRCALRPGSSSRELAAADGIPVVEPGAAAETDLLVWAVADEAIPAAARLLADVRANSSWLFLHGLAVSKGWLEPPPDVDLLLLAPQGPGTALRTAFVSGDGLPAALAVEQDASGRARRRLLGYARAVGCARGGLFWTTFAEETVIDHFGEQAVLCGGVPALVEAAWQVLVEAGYDPRSAYIECLMQLKLLVDLMYEGGPAALRRAISPTALYGAQSRGRHVIGPQTRERLRKLLEELEGDRFARDWRWISSRKDWPRRREELLNADAAIEKAGRWVRDKLNWPGLEGGEQQ, from the coding sequence ATGAACCAGCCAGCTAACGCCGAGGTTCTCTACGAAGCCGACTGCCCGCCGCCGGCCGTCGAGTTCGTGACCATCTACGGCTACGGCAACCAGGGCCGCGCCCAGGCCCTCTGTCTGCGCGACGGCGGCCGTCCGGTGCGCTGCGCCCTGCGCCCCGGCTCATCCAGCCGGGAACTCGCCGCCGCCGACGGCATCCCCGTCGTCGAACCCGGCGCAGCCGCCGAGACGGACCTGCTGGTCTGGGCCGTGGCCGACGAGGCCATCCCCGCCGCGGCCCGCTTGCTGGCAGACGTACGCGCTAACTCGAGCTGGCTGTTCCTCCACGGTCTGGCCGTCAGCAAGGGCTGGCTGGAGCCGCCCCCCGACGTTGACCTGTTGCTGCTGGCCCCCCAGGGTCCGGGGACGGCCCTGCGAACGGCATTCGTTTCCGGCGACGGTTTGCCGGCTGCCCTGGCCGTCGAACAAGACGCCTCCGGCCGGGCGCGCCGGCGTTTGCTGGGCTACGCCCGGGCCGTGGGCTGCGCCCGGGGCGGGCTGTTCTGGACCACCTTCGCCGAAGAGACGGTCATCGACCACTTCGGCGAGCAGGCCGTTCTCTGCGGCGGCGTGCCCGCCCTGGTCGAAGCCGCCTGGCAGGTTCTGGTCGAGGCCGGTTACGATCCGCGCTCGGCCTATATCGAGTGCTTGATGCAGCTCAAGCTCCTCGTCGACCTGATGTACGAAGGCGGCCCCGCCGCCCTGCGTCGGGCGATCTCCCCGACGGCCCTCTACGGCGCCCAGAGCCGGGGACGGCACGTCATCGGCCCGCAAACGCGGGAAAGGCTGCGCAAGCTGCTGGAGGAGCTAGAAGGCGACAGGTTCGCCCGCGACTGGCGCTGGATCTCCAGCCGCAAGGACTGGCCCCGCCGCCGGGAAGAACTGCTGAACGCCGACGCCGCCATCGAAAAGGCCGGACGCTGGGTGCGCGACAAGCTGAACT